Proteins found in one Fulvitalea axinellae genomic segment:
- a CDS encoding RagB/SusD family nutrient uptake outer membrane protein, producing MMRNINIIAVVLVSVLAFGCSDWLQIEPENDITKDQYWKSKNDVEASVVAAYVRLRKQTPTFFYWGELRADFLADGEDIDTDAQKIMSLRILDDNKYCQWGDMYSVIQLANTVLKYAPAVRDYDYSFTEKDLDGYMAEAYFIRSLSYFYLLRTFKDVPLVLEPSDTDDVNFYLPKSKETEILNQIIADLEKAERGASIDFGSLAKNKGRATKSAIQALLADVYLWSGRFPEAIAMCDKIISRSAHALLPEKSWMEIFTEGNTSEGVFEIQFDAELRQYNSFAGFLGLVETPQFVISGTASEKYRAEDVRGEHATFKPDSKRIWKYSALNPNGDDNVRPLDANWILYRYADILLMKAEALVQMGSYLKAQDLLNKVRERAGLGPQLLPVDRVGAEDMILNERALEFAFEGKRWFDILRMAKRGRPELVVEILLENAPASERPLWESKLSDENSFYLPIHINELRNNTKLVQNPYYEH from the coding sequence ATGATGAGAAACATCAATATAATAGCCGTCGTGCTGGTTTCCGTTCTGGCTTTTGGTTGTAGTGATTGGCTTCAGATCGAGCCCGAAAACGACATTACGAAAGACCAGTATTGGAAATCCAAGAACGACGTGGAGGCCAGTGTGGTCGCGGCGTACGTACGTTTGCGAAAACAGACGCCTACCTTCTTTTATTGGGGAGAATTAAGGGCCGATTTCTTGGCCGACGGGGAGGACATTGATACGGATGCCCAGAAAATCATGTCGCTCCGGATTCTGGACGATAATAAGTACTGTCAGTGGGGCGATATGTATTCGGTGATCCAGTTGGCGAACACCGTATTGAAATACGCTCCGGCTGTTCGGGATTATGATTACTCGTTTACGGAAAAAGACCTCGACGGCTATATGGCCGAGGCCTATTTTATCCGTTCGTTATCGTATTTCTACTTGCTCAGAACCTTTAAGGATGTTCCTTTGGTCCTTGAGCCTTCCGATACTGACGATGTAAATTTCTATTTGCCGAAAAGCAAGGAAACGGAAATTCTGAACCAAATCATCGCCGATTTGGAAAAGGCTGAACGTGGAGCAAGCATTGATTTCGGTTCGTTGGCCAAAAATAAGGGACGCGCCACAAAAAGCGCTATACAAGCCTTGTTGGCTGATGTTTACCTTTGGTCGGGGCGTTTTCCGGAGGCTATCGCCATGTGCGATAAGATCATAAGCCGTTCGGCCCATGCGCTGTTGCCGGAAAAAAGCTGGATGGAAATCTTTACCGAAGGAAATACTAGCGAGGGCGTTTTCGAAATTCAATTTGACGCCGAGTTGAGGCAGTATAATTCCTTCGCCGGATTTCTTGGTTTGGTTGAGACTCCTCAATTTGTGATTAGCGGAACTGCTTCCGAGAAGTATCGGGCAGAAGACGTAAGGGGCGAACACGCAACCTTCAAGCCTGACAGCAAAAGAATCTGGAAATATTCTGCGTTGAATCCTAACGGAGATGACAATGTTCGACCATTGGATGCCAATTGGATCCTCTACCGCTACGCTGACATCCTATTGATGAAAGCTGAGGCTTTGGTGCAAATGGGTTCGTATCTCAAAGCTCAGGATTTGCTCAACAAAGTGCGTGAACGTGCGGGCTTGGGACCTCAGCTTCTTCCCGTTGACCGTGTGGGCGCCGAGGATATGATTTTGAACGAACGCGCTTTGGAATTCGCTTTCGAAGGCAAGCGTTGGTTTGATATTTTGAGAATGGCCAAGCGTGGACGTCCGGAGTTGGTGGTGGAAATCTTGTTGGAGAACGCTCCCGCTTCGGAAAGACCACTTTGGGAAAGTAAACTTTCGGACGAGAACAGTTTCTACCTCCCGATCCATATCAACGAACTGAGGAACAATACCAAGCTGGTACAGAATCCTTATTACGAACACTAA
- a CDS encoding SusC/RagA family TonB-linked outer membrane protein, with amino-acid sequence MKTLYFFAISFLIATASLYAQDNKVVVKGYVKGSSDNMPLIGANVVEVGDDGRFIQGTVTDFNGFYMLKVDPTHQLNISYIGYNAKKVAVGSKTTIDVILEDAAQQLGVVTVEADPVMSDGIKIRDVAMSVKTVELDDIAPIGATSADQMLQGHVSGVDIMTVSGDPGAGMQIRIRGTATILGNREPLIVVDGIPFDTEIDDSFSFASADVRDFGALLSISPDDIKSIEVLKDAASAAIWGSRAANGVLQIVTKRGRKSKPRVTYSYKTSYNWQGDPVPMLSGPEYVTLQKEMYFNVSGNIHSGNYKELNYDQSWENYYNYAQNTDWLDEITQTAQMKEHHVSLMGGGEKIKYRSSVGFRTEGGTTIGTGLDRLTVKTNLDYAISSRLKFITDISYTRADNDRSYYNNIRSISYQKMPNESVYEYDADGNLTGNYFNADWRKPYQEFKHDNKYYPFYNPVALANESSNNYLEDRLRTTFTLRYQLRDDLMLQGDVAFDVLNGRTNTVLSSLSTNEGAWSHSSKNKVAEGNSGTFRVQTYTKLIYTPDLGEDHELTMMGRWETNESRGSYYSASTGNMASEKLSNAGMGGTLLKVGSGTSTGRSLGGVFSSHYKFKDKYIVSGGMRIDASSNFGENVRWGAFPFGALAWRISNEPFLADVEQLNEFKIRSSFGVNGIAPSGNRHYSIYGTTERYLDDQGVNPNNIQLRNLSWERVYQYNLGFDLYALDNRLNVVFDLYRKVSEDLLWGIGLPSSAGYNFEGVKKENSELLRNWGKMTNEGVELSVDYAVVKTKDWGVDVGFNISKNINTVEEIPENFSLEKGNLLNNGEYGRRIVIGDPIGGFYGYKSAGVYSTKAETIARDRNGDPIPDYKKQGDMKIMTSGSGYVFQPGDARYEDINHDGVIDELDVVYLGSSNPDFTGGFSFRIRYKGWSLSSLFHTRVGQKIINENRMHSENMTNRSNQSKATLRRWRAPGDQTDIPRALYNQGKNWLGSDRFVEDGSFLRWKNVSLSYRFSRDLLKRIGLQDLKMYATAYNLVTWTDYTGQDPEVGLGADPFYFGVDKSVTPPSRSMIFGVSATF; translated from the coding sequence ATGAAGACATTATATTTTTTCGCAATAAGTTTTTTGATAGCGACAGCCAGCCTGTACGCGCAGGACAATAAAGTCGTGGTCAAGGGCTATGTCAAAGGTTCGTCCGACAATATGCCGTTGATTGGGGCGAACGTAGTGGAAGTCGGTGACGACGGGCGTTTTATTCAGGGAACCGTTACGGATTTTAACGGCTTCTATATGCTCAAAGTGGATCCGACGCACCAACTTAATATCTCGTATATCGGCTATAATGCCAAGAAAGTAGCGGTAGGAAGCAAGACAACCATTGATGTGATCTTGGAAGATGCCGCACAACAGCTTGGTGTAGTAACCGTTGAAGCCGATCCGGTTATGTCCGACGGAATTAAGATACGGGATGTGGCCATGTCGGTTAAGACTGTTGAGCTTGACGACATCGCCCCTATTGGCGCCACGTCCGCGGACCAAATGCTCCAAGGCCACGTCAGTGGTGTGGATATCATGACCGTTTCCGGTGACCCCGGTGCTGGTATGCAGATCCGTATTCGCGGTACGGCGACTATTCTCGGTAATCGTGAACCTTTGATAGTGGTGGACGGAATACCTTTTGACACCGAAATCGACGATTCCTTCAGTTTCGCTTCCGCTGACGTACGGGATTTCGGAGCGCTGTTGTCCATCTCGCCTGACGATATCAAGTCTATCGAAGTGCTGAAAGACGCAGCATCGGCGGCGATCTGGGGATCTCGTGCGGCAAACGGTGTTTTGCAGATTGTGACCAAGCGCGGGCGCAAAAGTAAGCCTAGAGTCACGTATTCTTACAAAACCAGTTACAACTGGCAAGGTGATCCTGTCCCAATGTTGTCAGGTCCTGAATATGTTACTCTGCAAAAGGAAATGTACTTCAACGTAAGCGGTAATATCCATTCGGGTAATTACAAAGAGTTGAATTACGATCAGTCTTGGGAGAATTATTACAATTATGCCCAGAATACTGACTGGCTCGATGAGATTACTCAAACGGCCCAGATGAAAGAACACCATGTATCGTTGATGGGCGGTGGTGAGAAAATCAAGTACCGTTCGTCTGTTGGATTCCGTACGGAAGGCGGTACGACTATCGGTACCGGACTGGACCGTTTGACAGTGAAGACTAACCTTGATTACGCCATATCGTCACGGTTGAAATTCATTACTGATATTTCGTATACCCGGGCCGATAACGACCGCTCGTATTACAACAACATCCGTAGCATTAGCTACCAGAAGATGCCTAACGAAAGTGTCTACGAGTATGATGCGGACGGGAATCTTACGGGCAATTATTTCAATGCTGATTGGCGTAAACCTTATCAAGAATTTAAGCATGATAATAAATATTACCCTTTTTACAATCCGGTAGCTTTGGCCAACGAGTCAAGTAACAATTATTTGGAAGACCGCTTGAGGACTACGTTCACGTTGCGTTACCAATTGCGTGATGACCTTATGTTACAAGGTGACGTGGCTTTTGACGTGTTGAACGGACGTACCAATACGGTGCTGTCCTCCCTTTCGACCAACGAGGGCGCGTGGAGCCACTCGAGTAAAAACAAGGTTGCGGAAGGCAATAGCGGGACGTTCCGGGTACAGACCTATACCAAATTGATTTACACGCCGGATCTTGGCGAAGATCATGAATTAACCATGATGGGGCGTTGGGAGACAAACGAGTCTAGGGGAAGCTATTACTCGGCCTCTACGGGAAATATGGCTTCCGAAAAACTTTCGAATGCTGGTATGGGCGGAACATTGCTCAAAGTTGGTTCGGGAACTAGCACAGGCCGTAGTTTAGGTGGCGTATTTTCTTCGCATTACAAGTTCAAAGACAAATACATTGTCAGTGGTGGTATGCGTATCGACGCAAGTTCCAACTTTGGTGAGAATGTTCGCTGGGGCGCTTTCCCTTTCGGAGCTTTGGCTTGGCGTATTTCCAACGAGCCATTCCTGGCCGACGTTGAACAGCTAAACGAGTTTAAAATCCGAAGCAGTTTTGGCGTAAACGGTATAGCGCCGTCAGGGAATAGGCATTATTCCATTTACGGAACTACCGAAAGGTATCTTGACGACCAAGGTGTTAACCCTAACAACATTCAGCTACGGAATCTCTCATGGGAACGGGTTTATCAGTATAACTTAGGCTTTGACCTTTACGCTTTGGACAATCGCCTTAATGTTGTCTTCGACCTTTATCGTAAGGTTTCCGAAGACCTGTTGTGGGGTATAGGTTTGCCGAGTTCCGCAGGCTATAATTTTGAAGGTGTCAAGAAAGAAAATAGTGAATTGCTCCGCAACTGGGGTAAGATGACCAACGAAGGCGTCGAACTCTCTGTTGACTATGCGGTGGTTAAAACCAAAGACTGGGGAGTGGATGTAGGTTTTAATATCTCCAAAAACATTAACACTGTAGAGGAGATTCCGGAAAATTTCTCCTTGGAGAAAGGAAACCTGCTGAACAATGGGGAGTACGGCCGGCGTATCGTGATTGGTGACCCTATTGGTGGTTTTTACGGTTACAAAAGCGCCGGAGTATATTCGACAAAAGCAGAGACCATAGCCCGAGATCGTAACGGTGATCCTATTCCCGATTACAAGAAACAGGGCGATATGAAGATCATGACCAGTGGTTCGGGATATGTTTTCCAGCCGGGTGACGCTCGTTATGAGGATATCAACCATGACGGTGTGATCGACGAGCTCGACGTGGTGTATCTCGGTTCGAGTAATCCTGATTTTACGGGTGGTTTCAGTTTCCGTATTCGCTACAAAGGCTGGAGCTTGAGCAGTCTTTTCCATACAAGGGTAGGTCAGAAGATTATCAACGAAAACAGAATGCATTCCGAAAACATGACCAACCGATCTAACCAAAGCAAGGCGACGTTGCGGCGTTGGCGCGCTCCGGGCGACCAGACGGACATTCCGCGTGCGCTTTATAACCAAGGGAAAAACTGGCTTGGTTCGGACCGGTTTGTTGAGGACGGATCATTCTTAAGGTGGAAAAATGTCTCTTTGAGTTATCGTTTTTCAAGGGATTTGCTCAAGCGTATCGGGCTTCAGGATCTGAAAATGTACGCCACGGCTTACAATCTCGTGACTTGGACCGACTATACAGGCCAGGACCCGGAAGTTGGCTTGGGTGCCGATCCGTTCTACTTCGGTGTGGACAAGAGTGTGACGCCACCAAGCCGATCGATGATTTTTGGAGTGTCGGCGACATTCTAG
- a CDS encoding fasciclin domain-containing protein, with protein MLIGCLFFASCDDEVEHYKVPKAQYGTVVEVLEARDNFTHFLKGVEMLDMRYALESSSYTLFPPTDKAFEKYFSEKGISGLDDLSKEELTGVISNHVTRNAITWDKLLKMGWRGWLEEDEKGPDGDGSWAFKRPTVYQAPNPVETDKDGKSYKVWQAKKFLPLMADHYYCGMREPGDYEFLFGEKSPWGKPVQYTGKHVHRATVVEHDIAASNGVLHALDHVIPPLENIDRTLTAQGNRFGLFKSLLDRFAQYEQSFQGTNEQPINDLGYRDTVYVKRYERIHDIGYDIINIHASNQTIYSEPKAFTAFVPTDDALNAYFNETFVSYGYESIDAVPDKLIYFLVSNHLAQTFNTWVRPSQLDLCVSGLKEPVSIDKDQDVEYVEFCNNGVLYGLSKVLEPNIYKSVASTILFNPEYSFSMNLMFLSSEITELLSNVDQELTYFALSDNAFKDAGIRYDPILEVFLKDVLNPVTNEWTEEPMNLSSVQALLKGHVGVEFNLEDRNRRVFLRSVQGGYIGVEAGEAFGGGNQEEGERVAILSSDPRGNNGTTHLLASPLKHATLNASDHITKDEETVKPEYKEFRLLLQKTGLFGDSEYGSISFLGNSDYTILIPTNESIVAAVAAGQIPGLDELGRTNTEEDQEKLLGYLKRYFVQGERVFTDGRLNGTFRTLATDAKGDRVTITLENQPGSLRILNGAGEGNDLSVKGGSVSDIIARSSTIHQIDGVLLLDDQNP; from the coding sequence ATGTTGATCGGCTGTCTTTTCTTCGCTTCTTGCGATGATGAGGTAGAGCACTACAAAGTTCCGAAAGCCCAGTACGGAACGGTTGTGGAAGTATTAGAGGCCAGGGACAATTTCACCCATTTTCTTAAGGGAGTGGAGATGCTCGATATGCGTTATGCGCTTGAAAGCAGTTCCTACACCTTGTTTCCGCCTACGGACAAAGCCTTCGAGAAGTACTTTTCCGAAAAAGGAATTTCGGGATTGGATGACCTCTCTAAGGAGGAACTTACCGGGGTTATTTCGAACCACGTAACCCGTAACGCCATCACTTGGGACAAGCTCCTTAAGATGGGATGGAGGGGCTGGCTCGAAGAGGACGAAAAAGGCCCCGATGGTGACGGTAGTTGGGCTTTCAAACGCCCGACGGTTTATCAAGCGCCTAACCCTGTCGAAACTGACAAGGATGGCAAATCTTACAAAGTGTGGCAGGCCAAGAAATTTTTGCCGCTGATGGCCGACCATTATTACTGCGGGATGCGCGAACCTGGTGACTATGAATTCCTTTTTGGCGAAAAATCGCCATGGGGAAAACCCGTGCAGTATACGGGTAAGCATGTACACCGGGCTACGGTGGTGGAACACGATATTGCCGCCAGTAACGGTGTGTTGCATGCGTTGGACCATGTCATTCCCCCTTTGGAGAATATCGACAGGACTCTGACAGCTCAGGGGAACCGTTTTGGTTTGTTCAAATCTTTGTTGGATAGATTCGCTCAATACGAGCAGTCGTTTCAGGGAACTAACGAACAGCCGATAAACGACTTGGGTTATCGGGACACGGTTTACGTAAAGCGCTATGAAAGGATTCATGATATCGGGTATGATATTATTAATATCCATGCCAGTAACCAGACGATCTATAGTGAACCTAAAGCTTTTACGGCTTTTGTACCGACTGACGATGCGTTGAACGCTTATTTTAACGAGACATTTGTTAGTTACGGTTACGAGTCCATTGACGCTGTTCCGGATAAGCTGATTTACTTTTTGGTCTCCAATCATTTGGCACAGACTTTCAACACTTGGGTACGTCCTTCGCAGTTGGATTTGTGTGTTTCGGGTTTGAAAGAGCCGGTTTCAATTGACAAGGATCAAGATGTTGAATATGTTGAATTCTGTAATAATGGGGTTCTTTATGGTTTGAGTAAGGTCTTGGAGCCAAATATATACAAATCAGTAGCCTCCACTATTCTGTTTAATCCGGAGTATTCGTTCTCGATGAACTTGATGTTCCTCTCATCGGAAATCACGGAACTTCTTTCGAACGTGGATCAGGAGCTGACGTATTTCGCCTTGTCAGATAACGCTTTCAAAGACGCCGGAATCCGCTATGACCCTATATTGGAGGTCTTTTTGAAGGATGTCCTTAATCCTGTTACCAATGAATGGACAGAAGAGCCGATGAACCTGTCCAGTGTTCAGGCTTTGTTGAAAGGCCACGTGGGTGTTGAGTTTAACCTTGAGGACAGAAACCGTCGGGTTTTCCTGCGTAGTGTTCAGGGTGGTTATATCGGCGTGGAGGCTGGTGAGGCCTTTGGCGGAGGTAATCAGGAAGAGGGTGAACGTGTTGCGATCTTGTCTTCTGACCCAAGGGGGAACAACGGAACGACTCATCTGCTGGCGTCTCCGTTGAAGCACGCTACACTGAACGCTTCGGATCATATTACCAAAGATGAGGAAACCGTAAAGCCGGAGTACAAAGAGTTCAGGCTCTTGCTTCAGAAAACGGGACTGTTTGGTGACAGCGAATACGGCTCGATATCCTTTTTGGGTAATTCCGATTATACAATCCTTATTCCAACAAACGAGTCGATTGTAGCGGCCGTGGCAGCGGGACAAATCCCGGGCCTGGACGAATTGGGGCGCACTAATACAGAAGAGGACCAAGAGAAGCTTTTGGGTTATCTAAAGCGCTACTTCGTTCAGGGCGAGAGGGTGTTTACGGACGGCCGGCTTAATGGTACGTTCAGGACGTTGGCCACTGACGCTAAAGGTGACAGGGTAACAATCACTCTGGAAAACCAGCCTGGAAGCTTGCGTATTCTTAACGGCGCAGGTGAAGGCAATGACCTTTCGGTAAAGGGCGGATCGGTGAGCGATATTATCGCCAGGTCCTCGACGATTCACCAGATTGATGGAGTACTGTTGTTGGACGATCAAAACCCATAA
- a CDS encoding LamG-like jellyroll fold domain-containing protein — translation MVLAFGESASATKEVRIRSDSTYMERVDAFDTVRHVRYGQGDVSGGKLSYLNISEGDFSVEKISKIWEKCGYPPTYIVWGRGQEALAESLCDSLNALERIRGKIEKSDGTPINGVRLSDEGRALPSSYFSVPVREGRTDRINFRKPGYEFNPEVVKVLPGKKLTDPLLVLATQVPLYEGIVSFSLSSSRFDGVFPKGMRNRFEKKGLVKGADYWTFNGKGAQVRLKEKVDGPVSIYFGFRFKEEGHSGQTLFRRGEVFEIFVRKGILSVDLPGKGRGGVFSCKVEPDVWNDLVLTVETGGTLGVYLNGEHKGTVDFGVQGSVRESLVLGRGYWNGGFRGDVRDVILWTRTLGSEEISELSDIEGGGVYWRRGVPIVGILAFLFIFLILFRQRKVKKVEERISIDKRRPTGPEIRFFGGFKVINRAGNDCSHDFAPQVRELLALFFLHTANGQKVGHSIVNNALWCGLDEAQAKNRRSTLFTKLRKVLTKHSLGKLEFDDGSWRLSLKSDVECDIPLVYDWMESPRRNLDLETQAIEYMERGTLCRGVIGAWLASFISEFERRLVIKFKEMETYADISEYQAMAKVSEQTLPADIIGLRYRLRVFLETGEGSWERLSHEYEKRYKREKGVVSERDLDAVMKVEKLLWEKKLGLSRKKSEGTSRP, via the coding sequence ATGGTTCTAGCTTTCGGTGAATCGGCATCGGCTACGAAAGAGGTGCGTATTCGATCGGATTCGACTTATATGGAACGAGTGGATGCTTTTGATACGGTACGGCATGTACGCTACGGGCAAGGTGATGTTTCGGGAGGGAAGTTATCTTACTTAAACATCAGTGAAGGAGATTTTTCGGTGGAAAAGATCTCCAAAATATGGGAGAAGTGTGGCTATCCGCCAACTTATATAGTCTGGGGGAGAGGTCAAGAGGCTCTCGCTGAGTCGCTTTGCGATAGTTTGAATGCTTTGGAAAGAATTAGGGGAAAGATAGAAAAGAGTGACGGAACACCAATAAATGGAGTAAGGCTGTCCGATGAGGGAAGGGCCTTGCCTAGTTCGTATTTTAGTGTTCCCGTCAGGGAAGGGAGAACGGATAGAATCAACTTTCGTAAGCCAGGGTATGAATTTAATCCCGAAGTGGTAAAGGTTCTTCCGGGAAAGAAATTGACTGATCCATTGCTTGTTTTAGCGACACAAGTTCCTTTGTATGAGGGGATTGTTAGTTTTTCTTTGAGCTCCTCCCGGTTTGATGGAGTTTTCCCGAAGGGGATGAGAAACAGGTTTGAAAAGAAAGGGCTGGTAAAAGGGGCCGATTACTGGACTTTTAATGGAAAAGGTGCGCAAGTAAGGCTTAAGGAAAAGGTGGATGGGCCGGTTTCCATATATTTCGGTTTTCGGTTTAAGGAAGAGGGGCACTCAGGACAGACCTTGTTTCGGAGAGGGGAGGTGTTCGAAATATTTGTCAGGAAAGGTATATTGAGCGTTGACCTTCCAGGAAAAGGGCGGGGAGGCGTGTTTTCCTGTAAAGTGGAGCCAGATGTTTGGAATGATCTCGTATTGACTGTCGAAACAGGCGGAACCTTGGGAGTTTATCTAAACGGGGAGCATAAGGGTACGGTGGATTTTGGAGTTCAAGGGTCTGTGCGTGAGTCGCTTGTGTTGGGTCGGGGCTACTGGAATGGGGGCTTTAGGGGCGATGTGCGAGATGTAATATTGTGGACCCGTACATTGGGAAGTGAGGAGATTTCGGAACTGTCTGACATTGAGGGTGGTGGGGTATATTGGAGAAGAGGTGTGCCTATAGTTGGAATTCTGGCTTTTCTGTTCATCTTTTTGATTTTGTTCAGACAACGTAAAGTTAAGAAGGTGGAAGAACGTATTTCAATCGACAAAAGGAGGCCTACAGGGCCAGAGATACGTTTTTTCGGAGGGTTTAAGGTAATTAACAGGGCCGGAAATGACTGTTCCCATGATTTTGCGCCACAAGTTCGGGAATTGCTGGCTCTTTTCTTTTTGCATACGGCTAATGGCCAAAAAGTGGGGCACAGTATTGTGAACAATGCGTTATGGTGTGGCTTGGACGAGGCTCAGGCAAAAAATCGACGAAGCACGCTTTTTACCAAGCTCAGAAAAGTGCTTACCAAACACTCCTTAGGGAAGTTGGAATTCGACGATGGAAGCTGGCGACTATCGTTGAAATCCGATGTAGAATGCGATATACCGTTGGTCTACGATTGGATGGAAAGCCCACGACGGAATTTAGATCTTGAGACGCAGGCGATTGAATATATGGAAAGAGGGACGCTGTGCCGTGGGGTTATTGGCGCGTGGTTGGCTTCTTTCATCAGCGAATTTGAGCGTCGTTTGGTGATTAAGTTTAAGGAAATGGAAACCTATGCGGACATAAGTGAATATCAGGCAATGGCCAAAGTCTCGGAGCAAACGCTTCCGGCCGATATTATCGGGCTTCGGTATCGGCTAAGAGTTTTCTTGGAAACAGGGGAGGGTTCTTGGGAACGATTGTCCCATGAATACGAAAAGAGGTATAAAAGAGAAAAAGGCGTAGTTAGCGAGCGGGATCTTGACGCGGTGATGAAAGTTGAAAAGTTACTATGGGAAAAAAAGTTGGGGTTAAGCCGGAAAAAGAGCGAGGGGACTTCAAGGCCTTAA
- a CDS encoding TlpA disulfide reductase family protein codes for MDKQEKKKSRKRAVIELAIFSAVFLGLYATGTLPHVAGFVQGLIVKTRLIRPDSEPDFNGPKADYNFTLVSADGQRVPFSQFKGKTVFLNFWASWCPPCVAEMPDIQALYERAKTDSDIVFVMVTADKKMAKAQKFFEKKGYDMPLYKNVSALPAVFNHSSIPSTFVISPSGQVTFSHSGMAYYNTDSFLEMLQTLGKTQKNSGH; via the coding sequence ATGGACAAACAAGAAAAAAAGAAATCGAGAAAGAGAGCCGTAATAGAACTGGCGATTTTTTCAGCTGTGTTTCTGGGCCTTTACGCCACGGGAACCCTCCCCCATGTTGCCGGATTCGTACAGGGTCTGATAGTCAAAACCAGACTGATCCGTCCCGACAGCGAGCCGGACTTCAACGGCCCAAAAGCCGACTACAATTTCACGCTCGTCTCCGCCGATGGCCAACGCGTTCCTTTCTCACAGTTTAAGGGAAAAACCGTCTTTCTGAATTTCTGGGCCTCGTGGTGCCCGCCTTGTGTTGCTGAAATGCCCGATATCCAAGCCTTGTACGAACGGGCCAAAACAGACAGCGACATCGTTTTTGTAATGGTAACGGCGGATAAAAAAATGGCCAAAGCCCAAAAGTTTTTCGAAAAGAAAGGCTACGATATGCCACTTTACAAAAATGTCTCGGCCCTGCCCGCAGTATTCAACCACAGTTCCATCCCCAGCACATTCGTGATTTCCCCCTCGGGGCAAGTAACCTTCAGCCATTCAGGCATGGCTTATTACAATACTGACAGTTTTCTGGAAATGTTACAGACGCTGGGCAAAACACAAAAAAATAGCGGACATTAA
- a CDS encoding RNA-binding protein yields MNIYVGNLHYTLTQDDLREVFEQYGIVNSVRLVIDKDSGRSKGYGFVEMQSEFAADLAVERLNEMVLRGRNMVVGKAKNAFFKVSEKPKTRTR; encoded by the coding sequence ATGAATATCTATGTTGGTAACCTTCATTACACTCTGACCCAAGATGATTTGAGGGAGGTCTTCGAGCAATATGGGATCGTGAACTCGGTCCGGCTGGTGATCGACAAAGATTCTGGGAGGAGCAAAGGGTATGGCTTTGTGGAAATGCAAAGCGAATTCGCCGCTGACCTGGCTGTGGAGCGGTTAAACGAAATGGTCCTCAGGGGCCGAAATATGGTGGTGGGAAAAGCTAAAAACGCTTTTTTCAAGGTTTCCGAAAAGCCAAAGACCCGAACAAGATAG
- the gldA gene encoding gliding motility-associated ABC transporter ATP-binding subunit GldA, translated as MTQNNPTSSIEVIGITKIYGSQTAVNNVSFNAQKGEVLGFLGPNGAGKSTTMKISTGYVSPTKGTVMVCGYDIQQAPVEAKRHIGYLPENNPLYYDMYVREYLAFAGSVHSLKGQNLNKQVKKVIGLCGLGREQNKKIGMLSKGYKQRVGLAQALIHDPSVLILDEPTTGLDPNQLSEIRSLIKDISTDKTVILSTHIMQEVEAMCDRTVIINRGKIVADQSIAELKGSFGAKRYTVEFTSEVNLDKLRSISPEISAESIGERTFNISSASLQDIREMIFDFAVANGTKLIGLTEEPNSMEDIFRRLTDRKESQSN; from the coding sequence ATGACTCAAAATAATCCAACATCATCAATAGAAGTTATTGGAATAACAAAAATATACGGAAGCCAAACGGCTGTAAACAATGTTAGTTTCAACGCCCAAAAAGGAGAAGTCCTCGGTTTTTTGGGACCAAACGGCGCGGGAAAATCAACTACGATGAAGATTTCCACCGGATACGTATCGCCGACTAAAGGGACCGTCATGGTCTGCGGGTACGATATCCAGCAAGCTCCCGTGGAAGCAAAGCGCCATATCGGATATCTTCCCGAAAACAACCCATTGTATTACGACATGTACGTACGCGAATATCTGGCCTTTGCCGGAAGTGTACATTCACTCAAAGGCCAAAACCTCAACAAACAAGTGAAAAAGGTTATCGGGCTTTGCGGACTTGGCCGTGAGCAGAACAAAAAAATCGGGATGCTTTCCAAAGGCTACAAACAGCGTGTAGGTTTGGCCCAAGCCCTTATCCACGATCCGTCGGTACTGATTCTGGACGAACCGACAACCGGCCTGGACCCGAACCAACTTTCCGAAATCAGATCACTGATCAAAGACATTAGCACAGACAAAACCGTAATTCTTTCCACGCATATTATGCAGGAAGTGGAAGCCATGTGCGACCGCACCGTCATCATTAACCGGGGAAAAATAGTGGCCGACCAAAGCATTGCCGAACTAAAGGGTTCTTTTGGAGCGAAACGTTACACAGTGGAATTCACTTCCGAAGTAAATCTTGACAAACTGAGGAGCATATCGCCAGAAATTAGCGCGGAAAGCATCGGCGAAAGAACCTTTAACATCAGCTCGGCGAGCCTACAGGATATCCGGGAAATGATTTTCGATTTTGCCGTTGCCAATGGGACCAAACTGATTGGCTTGACCGAGGAACCTAATTCAATGGAAGACATCTTCCGTCGTCTCACTGACCGAAAAGAGAGCCAGTCGAATTAA